From one Salvelinus sp. IW2-2015 linkage group LG11, ASM291031v2, whole genome shotgun sequence genomic stretch:
- the LOC111970190 gene encoding cyclin-dependent kinase 4: MAQGSEVQYEPVAEIGGGAYGTVYKARDLESGQFVALKSVRVQTDQDGLPISTVREVALLKRLEQFDHPNVVKLMDVCATLRTDQETKVTLVFEHVDQDLKTYLAKAPAPGLPSSSIQDLMRQLLCGLAFLHSNRVVHRDLKPENILVTSRGQVKLADFGLARIYSYHMALTPVVVTLWYRPPEVLLQSTYATPVDIWSTGCIFAEMFRRK; encoded by the exons ATGGCCCAGGGCAGTGAGGTCCAGTACGAGCCGGTGGCAGAGATCGGAGGCGGTGCGTACGGGACGGTGTACAAAGCTCGGGACCTGGAGAGCGGCCAGTTTGTAGCTCTGAAGAGCGTTCGCGTCCAGACGGACCAAGATGGCCTCCCCATCTCCACAGTCAGAGAGGTGGCCCTGCTGAAGAGACTGGAGCAGTTTGACCATCCCAACGTGGTCAA ACTCATGGACGTGTGTGCCACCCTGAGGACGGATCAGGAGACTAAAGTCACCCTGGTGTTTGAGCACGTGGACCAGGACCTTAAGACCTACCTTGCGAAGGCCCCCGCCCCAGGACTGCCCTCCAGCAGCATCCAA GACCTGATGCGTCAGTTGCTGTGTGGCCTGGCGTTCCTCCACTCGAACCGCGTGGTGCACCGGGACCTGAAgccagagaacatcctggtcaccAGCCGTGGTCAGGTGAAGCTCGCCGACTTTGGACTGGCAAGGATCTACAGCTACCACATGGCCCTCACTCCTGTG GTGGTGACTCTGTGGTACAGGCCTCCTGAGGTCTTGCTCCAGTCCACCTATGCCACGCCTGTGGACATCTGGAGCACGGGCTGCATCTTTGCTGAGATGTTCCGACGCAAGTGA